The sequence GAATTAAAACCTGCACCCGAACCAAAACCTGAGCCGATAACTGTTAAGCCTGAAACTATAGCGCCAACCCCTGAAAGCGAAACAATCATTCACCCTGCGTCTGAAAACGAAACAATTATAAAGCCTGTTGAACATGAAATTGCGGCAAAACAGAAAGTAAATGTAACAAGTACCGCTGTGCGCGACCTGCCGGAAATGCCGCCAGAAACAGAAGTTAAACCCGCAGCTAAAATCAGTTCTGATGCGGCGAGCAAGCCGGCTATAATGAACGAACCCGATAGCCTTGGCGCAAATGTTGTTGTGTCAACAACCGATGAGGATACTGAGGAAGAAACAGTTGAATCGCCTAAGGATGATATTGAAGAGACCACGGAACATTCGGTTTTAAATGATGACACAAACATAAGCGAAGAAAGCGGGGCGGCAATAAAACATCATCCTGACATTCTGGATGCGGAAAAACTTCAGCAGCTTTATACTTCTCAAAGAACCGAATCTCTGTCATCTGATGATATGCGTTTTGACGAAGAAGCTACAACCATAGCTGACCCCAAACAGCAAACCAATATGCTGTCTAAACCGCTTATGGCCGAAAGTAAGAAAATTAAAGATAAAAAGAAGTTCGAATTGTTTGGCTGGTTAAAGAAAAAAAAGAAGTAAACTGATATAAGGAGGATTAAGTGACCCAGGAAAATCAGGTACTTTATGAGGAGGAGATCGAACAGATCGATAGGGTGCTAACCCGCCTGATTAAAGAAGCTGAAGCTAAATGCGCTCTCATGGTTGATAAGGACGGTCATCTGATAACTCGTCAGGGCTTTACCCACACTCTCGACACGACCGCATTAGCCGCTCTGCTGGCTGGAAGTTTTGCCTCAACCAAGGAAATTGCCAGATTGGTTGGAGAGCCTGAGTTTTCAGTTCTATTTCATCAGGGAAAAAAAGATCATATCCATATCTCGCTAATTGGCGAGCGCACAATCCTTGTGGTAATCTTCGATGACCGTACTACTATAGGCATGGTCAGATTATACGCCAAAGAAGTTAGCGAAACATTGCAAGAAATTTTAGCAAATGCCGGCAAGAAATCAGAAGGTCCAAACTTAGAGCTTGATGATGAATTCTCTTCATCTGCCGAGGACAAATTAGACGACATCTTTCAGGATTAATGGAGCGTCATTTAATAAATGGCTGTTGAAATCGGCAAAATGCTGGTCCAAGCTGGTAAAATTAGCGAAGACCAGCTTAGTAAAGCTCTGCAAATGCAGGAAAACTCTGAGGGCAGACTTGGTGAAATTCTTGTAAAAATTGGCGCCATAGAGGACGAAAACATAATAAGCGAGTTTGTGGGCAAACAACTTAATATCGGCGCCCTCAGACTTACCGATGTGGAATTAAGTCCCGATATTGTAAAGCTTATTCCTCAAGATATTGCCCGTAAGTTTAATGTTATAGCTGTATCTAAAATCGGCAAATCATTAATTGTCGCTATTTCCAATCCTAATAATATTTATGTGCTTGACGCTATCAAGTTTATTACCGGCTGCAATATTCAGCCCGTCATTTCTCCCGAATCTGTCATATCAAAATCTATTGATAACTATTATGAGGATAAAGGAGCGCTGGATTCTATTATCGCTGAAATAGATGATGAACTTGAAGTAGTCGATGTTTCCGAGGAAGAAATAGCAGAAAGCGACCTTCAGGCACAGGTTCAGGATAAGCCGTTAGTCAAACTTGTCGATTCTATTATCGCTGACGCAATCAGGCAGGGAGCATCTGATATTCATTTTGAATGCTATGAAAAGAGAATCCGGGTGCGCTACAGAGTAGATGGCACCCTTCAGGAACGAGCGCCCATTCCATTTAAATACCGCCCCGCTATTATATCCCGTATGAAAATCATGGCCGATTTGGATATCTCCGAACGTCGGCTGCCTCAGGATGGCCGCATTAAAATAAAAATCAAGGATAGAACCGTTGATCTGCGTGTTTCGGTATTGCCTACGATTTTCGGGGAAAAAGTAGTAATGAGAATTCTTGACCCCAAATCGCTAATGGTAGATTTGACGAAACTTGGCTTCCCTGAATTAGCATTGACTAATTTTAAAAATGCTATTGAGTCGCCCTACGGAATGATACTGGTAACCGGACCAACAGGTTCAGGTAAGACCACAACATTATATTCAGCCCTTAAAACATTGAATAAAACGGATGTTAATATTATGACCGCCGAAGACCCGGTGGAATTTAATTTTGACGGCATTAATCAAGTGCTTGTGAAAAGCCGTATCGGCTTAACTTTTGCCGCGGCACTGCGCTCATTTTTAAGGCAAGACCCGGATATAGTTATGGTAGGTGAGATTCGTGACGGCGAAACAGCGGATATCGCCATTAAAGCGGCGCTGACAGGACACTTGGTTTTCTCGACGCTTCACACTAATGATGCCCCCTCAACAATCAACCGCCTTATAGATATGGGCACGCCCCCATTTCTTATCGGTGCTTCCACAAGGTTGATTATGGCGCAAAGAATGGTAAAAAAAATCTGTTCATACTGTAAAAAAGAAGAAAATATTACTCCTGAAATATTGGAAAAACTCGAATTAACGCCTGATCAGTCGAAAAACTTAAAAGTTTATAAAGGCACCGGCTGTAATGAGTGCCACGGCACCGGTTATTCAGGCAGAACCGGTATTTTCGAGGTTATGCCGATATCGACAGCTATTGAAAAGATGATTATTAAGGGATCGTCAACCGCTGAGATAAGAGCACAAGCTATAAAAGAAGGAATGAAAACTTTGAGAGCGGCAGCTTTAGAAAAAATGGCAAACGGAATAATTACTTTAGACCAGGTGATAGCTCAGTCAATATCCGACGATTAAGATAGATATATTTTTGTCGATAACAATATAAACAGAGGAATAATATGCTGTCTCTAAGAGAATTACTTGAATTCATGGTAAAAAATAACGCTTCCGACCTTCATATTACTGTCGGGGTGCCTCCGATTATCAGGATCGATGGCAAAATTGTTAAGACCGATAATGAGAACCTGACCCCTGAAGATACCAAAAAACTTGCCTATAGCATAATGAACGAAAAACAACGCCTGAAATTCGAGGAAAATTCCGAACTCGATTTATCATTTGGAATTGAACAATTATCGCGTTTTCGATGTAATGTCTTCATGCAGCGCGGTAATGTGGCTATGGCTATCCGCCAAATCCCCCATCGAGTGCCAACCTTTGAGGAATTGGGTATCCCCAAACAAATTGTAGAATTAGCAAATATGCCGCGCGGACTCGTTTTAGTAACAGGCCCAACCGGCTCCGGCAAATCGACAACATTGGCCGCATTGATTGATAAAATAAATAATGAACAGCAAAAGCATATCATTACAGTCGAAGACCCAATCGAATATCTCCATCGTCACAAAAACTGCATAATCAATCAGCGGGAAGTGCATTCGGATACTAAAACATTTGCTTCCTCATTGAAATATGCTCTTCGTCAGGACCCGGATGTAATTCTTATTGGAGAGATGCGCGATCTCGAAACAATGGAAGCGGCTTTAATAATTTCCGAAACCGGCCACCTTGCTTTTGCAACACTGCATACAAATTCGGCGGCTGAGGCGGTGAACCGCATCATCGATGTGTTTCCTACTACTCAACAGGAGCAAGTGCGAGTCCAGCTTTCGTTTGTAATACAGGCTGTCGTTACCCAGCAATTGATACCAAAGATTGGCGGCGGCAGAGTGCTTGCCCTTGAAATCCTAATTGCGACACCAGCTTTAAGGGCGGTAATAAGAGATGATAAAATTCATCAAGTATACAGCCTTATGCAGGCCGGACAAAAATTCGGAATGAGAACAATGAATCAATCGCTGTATGAGCTTTATACGAATCGAAAAATCACAATCAATGATGCAGTAAGCCATTCGACCGCTCCGATTGAACTTGAAGAAATGATTAATAAAAAGGTTCCGGTTAAAGGGAATAAAGTCAGTATGACTTGATTAAACCCGGAGGTTAAAAGTGCCAGTTTTTGAATATAAAGGAAAAACAGTTAGCGGACGCGAGGTTCAGGGCGAAAGAAAAGCGAAAAACCGAGCTGAACTTGAAAGATTTTTAAGATCAAATAAAATCTTAGCCAATAAGATTTCAAAAAAACCATCGCAAATTCAGATTAAAATCGGTACCGGTATCAAAAAAATTGATATTTCTCGCTTTACCCGACAATTTGCAACGATGATTGGAGCCGGTTTGCCGATGGTTCAATGCTTGGAAATCCTGGAAAACCAGCTTGAATCGGCAGAATTTAGAAAAATTGCCAGTAAAATTAAGGAGTCCGTCCAAGCCGGTTCGACATTATCCGAAGCGTTGGCAAAGCATAAAAAGGTGTTTGATGACCTTTATGTGAACATGGTCGAGGCTGGCGAGATTGGCGGCGCATTAGATACAATTCTCGTAAGATTGGCGTTATACCGTGAAAAAGCAGATAAGCTGGCGCGTCAAGTTAAAGGGGCGATGGTTTATCCTGTTGTTGTAGGTGTAGTCGCTGGCGGCGTTACATTTGCCATGCTGACTTTTATTGTGCCTGTTTTTGCCAAAATGTTCAGTGGATTAGGAGCCGAATTGCCTGCGCCTACTCAAATGGTATTAAATCTCTCCGGGTTTCTCAGGTCAAATATTCTTACAATGATAGTAGCGGCAATTGCCGCTTTGGTTGGCTTCAAATTCGCTCTTAGGAATCCGAATTTCAATCTGGCGTTTGATAAATTTAAACTTCGAATGCCTCTCTTGGGCGACCTTATTAGAAAAAGTTCAATATCCCGCTTTACCAGAACCCTAAGTACACTGTTGTCATCGGGAGTTTCAATTTTGGATGCTCTTGAGATTACCGCAAAAACCTCAGGCAACCTCGTTATTCAACACGCTATACGAAAATCAATGCTTTCGATTGCTGAGGGTGAAACAATTACCGCTCCTCTTAAAGAATCGGGGGTTTTTCCGCCTATGGTTACTCAGATGATATCAGTTGGCGAAAAGACCGGCGGCTTGGATGATATGCTGTCGAAAATCGCAGATTTTTATGATGAGGAAGTTGATGCGGCGGTAGCGGCTCTTACGTCGGTTATTGAACCTATTATCATTGTTTTTATGGGCGCTGTAATTGGCGGCATTCTAATTGCCATGTATCTGCCGATGTTTGATATTATCGGAAAGATTTCATAAATCTGATATTTGGGACCCCTGCCTGAAAAGGCGGAGGCGCTGCGGCTGGCATACGTCCCCGTTATGAAGCATATCTGTGTATGACAGCTTCAAGCTCCTGCCTAAAAAGACGGTTTTTTTATCATGTTTGAAAAATTCATTCCATCATTTACTTCAACAGAATTGCGCGGACGAATCTTCTGGATATTATCATTAAGGCTTATAATATACGGTCTTCTCTTTACGGCTTTTGTGATGTTCCTTCACTCAAATGAATTCATCTATAGAACATTAATTATCTATGGCATACTTGCGATAGGTTTTTTAGTATATATTTCAGTTTTTAAATATAAACCGCATGAATATTGGTTGAAAATAATTATCGGCACCCAGATAATTTTTGAGTTTTTCATCGAATCAGTGCTTGTTAATCAAATTGGCGGTAATTTTTCACCATTGCTAATTCTATTTATATTATCGATTGTATCAGCCACGATTATTTACGGTTTATGGGGAACGCTTATAGCAGCTACAATCGCCGGTTTATTTTATGCCTTGCCGATACTTTATGATTTTTCGAAATTGTTTCCCGGTATATTTGCATCAGCTCAACTAACGCGATTGGGTTTCTCCTCGGATGAAGCTTTTTATACGATATTTTTACATCTATGCCTATTTTATTTGATTGCTTTTATCGCAGGCTATGCCGCCGAACGGCAAATTTTCGCCTCGAGGGAACTTCGCAAAATAAAACTGGAAACAGATGAAATTTTAGAGAATATGAGTTCGGGAATGATTACAGTGGATAGGCTCGGTCGGTTAAGATATTTTAACAAAACAGCGGGAGAAATACTTGAAATAAATCCCGATTTAGCCCGGAATGCCTCCGGCAAATCGATATTCTTAAAAAAATTCCCGGAATTATACTATAAAATCGATTTGGCTATGACAACCGGATATGTTGAAACGAGGGGTGAAATTGAAATAAAAGTGGATAATAAAATAACTCCGCTGGGTATTTCCACTTCAGTCCTAAAAGATGAAAACAATGTTATACGAGGTGTGATTGTCGTTTTCCAAAATTTAGCTGAGGTAAAACAGATGGAGAAACGGCTCAGGGATGCCGACAGAATGGCGACTATCGGAGAATTATCCGCCGGTATCGCTCATGAAATAAGAAACCCACTGGCTGCAATTTCAGGTTCGGTCGAGGTTCTAAAAATTTCTCTTAAACCGGATGATAAACAGAACTTGAAACTGCTGGGGTTGATAATTAAAGAAAGCGTCAGGCTGAATAATATCATAACCGAGTTCTTAAGATTTGCCCGTATTACCGGAAAGCCGGAGATAAGAACTGATATTGTGCCGGTAATTGATGAATTAATAGTCTTAGCCGGAACCCATCCGGATGTCGGCGAGGAAATTACCATTGATTATCATCATCCCAAAAGCACAGTATATGCCAGGGGCGGCCCTGATTTATACAAGCAGATGCTCTGGAACCTGATATTAAACAGCGCTCAGGCTATCGAGGGCAAAAAGGGTAAAATATCGATATTCTGTACTCAACATATTGAACAAAGCGGCAGGGTTTGGGCAAAAATTACTGTCAGTGATAATGGAACAGGTATTCCGCCGAGTATGCGGGATAAAATATTCAACCCGTTCTTTTCAAATAAATCTGATGGTACCGGTTTAGGCTTAGCGATTGTGGCGCGCATAGTAGACACTTTGGATGGCAAGATTAAATTCGATACCAGCGACAATGGAACCTGTTTTTATATGTATATTCCTGCAAACATTGAAAGAATAGGGGATAGTAAAAAACAACCGCTTCTCTCTGCAACCTGATACAAGATAGTTTGCCTCGCTTGAGGAGAGCCTATATTGTTGACAATAAATACCTATTATTTGTGATTGGCGTACGTCCTTGTGTATCAACTACGCGTAGGATGCCCTTTTGTTGCCAGGCGCAGACAAGCGATTTCGAGTAGATTTCAAGCAGCAGCTATGTTATTACGATAGATTAAAAAATTTCGATGAAACTCCAATTATATTAACAGTTGATTATTCCCGTTTAATTCAATTATATTAAAACTAAATTAAACAGGATTTTCGCTGATGTACTTTTTCATATATCAGCGGTATTATTTTGTATAGTATGATACGGTAATGTTTGCCAAATATAGTAAATAGAAGGATGTGCTTTAATGAAACTTGGTGATATTGAAATTATCTCGATAGTTGAAAACCGGTTTAAACTTGATGCCGGGGCGATGTTTGGAGTCATTCCCAAAGTCATCTGGAGCAGGATGGTAACTGCCGATGATTACAACCGAATTCCGCTGGATATCAATCCGCTGATTGTAAAAACCGACAGCGAAACCCTGCTTGTCGATTCCGGTTTCGGCGATATACTCAGCGCTAAATTTGAAAAGATTTTCGGCTTGGAAAATCCCACTCAATTAGACAGCGAACTCAAGAAAAATAATATCGCGCCGGAGGCTATAACCGGTGTAATATTCACTCACATGCATGCTGACCATGCTCTTGGCGCGTTAAAACACAGCCCGGATGGCGAACTACAGCTCCGCTTTCCTAAGGCGAAATACTATGTCCAGAGACGTGAATGGCAGGATGCCATGAACCCCAACGAGCGAACGGCGGCAACTTATTTAGTAAACAAGCTCAGGCTTTTCGAGGAATCCGGCAGGCTGGAGCTATTGGATGGCGATACCGAGCTTTTCCCGCATATTACAATCAAGCTTATAGGCGGCCATACTCCCGGTATGCAGGGTGTCATTATCGATGGCGATGGCCAGCATATAATTTACCCCAGCGATATTTTACCGCTTCGGTACAACATTAAAATCCCGTACGTATCGGCAGTCGATCTTGACCCTACAGCGACTATAAATCAGAAACGCTGGCTGCATGAGAAGATGCTTAAAGAGGATTGGATTCTGGCATTTGATCATGATATTGAGTTTAAATTCGCCAGATTAAAAGCTGATGAGAAAGGAAAAATCACTCTGGAAAAAGTTGACGGATAAATCGTTCGTATTTAAACCATAACTTTAAGAGATAATCGTAAAATGAATAATAACACCACAAATAACAGGATATATACATGGATATTGAAGCCAAACTTGCTAAATTAAAAAAGATGCAAAATGCTGCCAAGCTCGGCGGCGGCCAGAAAAGAATCGATAATCAACACAAGAAAAAGAAATTAACCGCCCGTGAACGTGTCGAATTGCTTTTAGATGACAACTCATTCGAGGAATTCGACATGTTTGTTACTCACCGCACCAAGGAATTCGGACTCGAAAAGGAGAAATATTTCAGCGATGGTGTTATTACCGGCTATGGTACTATTGATGGTCGTTTAGTATTTATATTCAGCCAGGACTTCACGGTTTTTGGCGGCACTCTATCGGAGGCATTTGCCGAGAAAATCTGCAAGATTATGGATATGGCGCTTAAAGTCGGCGCGCCGGTTATCGGGCTTAACGATTCCGGCGGCGCCCGCATTCAGGAGGGCGTTGTATCTCTCGGCGGTTATGCTGATATATTTTTACGCAATACTCTTGTATCCGGAGTTATTCCCCAAATATCGGTAGTTTTAGGTCCTTGCGCCGGCGGGGCGGTATATTCACCGGCTATTACTGATTTTACCATCATGGTAAAAGGAACATCATTTATGTTTGTAACCGGACCCAATGTGGTAAAAACCGTTACCCATGAGAATGTAACATTCGATGAACTTGGCGGCGCGGATACTCACTCATCCAAATCGGGAGTGTCGCATTTTGCCTGCGAAAATGAGGTCGAGGCTTTGCAGATTACCCGCAAATTATACAGCTTTTTCCCGCCGAACAACATGGAAGACCCGCCGGTTATCGAATGCAGCGACCCGATAGACCGAATTGATGCCGCCTTAAATACTATCGTGCCGGAGAACCCTAATAAGCCGTATGACATAAAAGATGTCATCATGAAAGTCATCGATAATGGCGATTTCCTTGAGGTGCATGCCGATTATGCTATGAATATCGTAGTGGGATTCGCTCGTCTTGGGGGCAAACCGATTGGTATAATCGCCAACCAGCCGGCTCATTTGGCTGGTGTGCTGGATATCGACAGTTCGCTTAAAGGGGCGCGGTTTGTTCGTTTCTGCGATTGTTTTAATATTCCGCTAATTACATTTGAGGATGTGCCCGGATTTTTGCCCGGCACGGTTCAGGAGCATGGCGGCATAATCAAGCATGGCGCCAAACTTCTGTATGCCTATTGCGAGGCGACTGTGCCCAAGATTACCCTCATCACACGCAAGGCTTATGGCGGCGCTTATGATGTTATGTCCTCGAAACACATCCGCGGCGATATCAA is a genomic window of Candidatus Zixiibacteriota bacterium containing:
- a CDS encoding roadblock/LC7 domain-containing protein, producing the protein MTQENQVLYEEEIEQIDRVLTRLIKEAEAKCALMVDKDGHLITRQGFTHTLDTTALAALLAGSFASTKEIARLVGEPEFSVLFHQGKKDHIHISLIGERTILVVIFDDRTTIGMVRLYAKEVSETLQEILANAGKKSEGPNLELDDEFSSSAEDKLDDIFQD
- the pilB gene encoding type IV-A pilus assembly ATPase PilB translates to MAVEIGKMLVQAGKISEDQLSKALQMQENSEGRLGEILVKIGAIEDENIISEFVGKQLNIGALRLTDVELSPDIVKLIPQDIARKFNVIAVSKIGKSLIVAISNPNNIYVLDAIKFITGCNIQPVISPESVISKSIDNYYEDKGALDSIIAEIDDELEVVDVSEEEIAESDLQAQVQDKPLVKLVDSIIADAIRQGASDIHFECYEKRIRVRYRVDGTLQERAPIPFKYRPAIISRMKIMADLDISERRLPQDGRIKIKIKDRTVDLRVSVLPTIFGEKVVMRILDPKSLMVDLTKLGFPELALTNFKNAIESPYGMILVTGPTGSGKTTTLYSALKTLNKTDVNIMTAEDPVEFNFDGINQVLVKSRIGLTFAAALRSFLRQDPDIVMVGEIRDGETADIAIKAALTGHLVFSTLHTNDAPSTINRLIDMGTPPFLIGASTRLIMAQRMVKKICSYCKKEENITPEILEKLELTPDQSKNLKVYKGTGCNECHGTGYSGRTGIFEVMPISTAIEKMIIKGSSTAEIRAQAIKEGMKTLRAAALEKMANGIITLDQVIAQSISDD
- a CDS encoding type IV pilus twitching motility protein PilT: MSLRELLEFMVKNNASDLHITVGVPPIIRIDGKIVKTDNENLTPEDTKKLAYSIMNEKQRLKFEENSELDLSFGIEQLSRFRCNVFMQRGNVAMAIRQIPHRVPTFEELGIPKQIVELANMPRGLVLVTGPTGSGKSTTLAALIDKINNEQQKHIITVEDPIEYLHRHKNCIINQREVHSDTKTFASSLKYALRQDPDVILIGEMRDLETMEAALIISETGHLAFATLHTNSAAEAVNRIIDVFPTTQQEQVRVQLSFVIQAVVTQQLIPKIGGGRVLALEILIATPALRAVIRDDKIHQVYSLMQAGQKFGMRTMNQSLYELYTNRKITINDAVSHSTAPIELEEMINKKVPVKGNKVSMT
- a CDS encoding type II secretion system F family protein → MPVFEYKGKTVSGREVQGERKAKNRAELERFLRSNKILANKISKKPSQIQIKIGTGIKKIDISRFTRQFATMIGAGLPMVQCLEILENQLESAEFRKIASKIKESVQAGSTLSEALAKHKKVFDDLYVNMVEAGEIGGALDTILVRLALYREKADKLARQVKGAMVYPVVVGVVAGGVTFAMLTFIVPVFAKMFSGLGAELPAPTQMVLNLSGFLRSNILTMIVAAIAALVGFKFALRNPNFNLAFDKFKLRMPLLGDLIRKSSISRFTRTLSTLLSSGVSILDALEITAKTSGNLVIQHAIRKSMLSIAEGETITAPLKESGVFPPMVTQMISVGEKTGGLDDMLSKIADFYDEEVDAAVAALTSVIEPIIIVFMGAVIGGILIAMYLPMFDIIGKIS
- a CDS encoding PAS domain-containing protein, with protein sequence MFEKFIPSFTSTELRGRIFWILSLRLIIYGLLFTAFVMFLHSNEFIYRTLIIYGILAIGFLVYISVFKYKPHEYWLKIIIGTQIIFEFFIESVLVNQIGGNFSPLLILFILSIVSATIIYGLWGTLIAATIAGLFYALPILYDFSKLFPGIFASAQLTRLGFSSDEAFYTIFLHLCLFYLIAFIAGYAAERQIFASRELRKIKLETDEILENMSSGMITVDRLGRLRYFNKTAGEILEINPDLARNASGKSIFLKKFPELYYKIDLAMTTGYVETRGEIEIKVDNKITPLGISTSVLKDENNVIRGVIVVFQNLAEVKQMEKRLRDADRMATIGELSAGIAHEIRNPLAAISGSVEVLKISLKPDDKQNLKLLGLIIKESVRLNNIITEFLRFARITGKPEIRTDIVPVIDELIVLAGTHPDVGEEITIDYHHPKSTVYARGGPDLYKQMLWNLILNSAQAIEGKKGKISIFCTQHIEQSGRVWAKITVSDNGTGIPPSMRDKIFNPFFSNKSDGTGLGLAIVARIVDTLDGKIKFDTSDNGTCFYMYIPANIERIGDSKKQPLLSAT
- a CDS encoding MBL fold metallo-hydrolase; protein product: MKLGDIEIISIVENRFKLDAGAMFGVIPKVIWSRMVTADDYNRIPLDINPLIVKTDSETLLVDSGFGDILSAKFEKIFGLENPTQLDSELKKNNIAPEAITGVIFTHMHADHALGALKHSPDGELQLRFPKAKYYVQRREWQDAMNPNERTAATYLVNKLRLFEESGRLELLDGDTELFPHITIKLIGGHTPGMQGVIIDGDGQHIIYPSDILPLRYNIKIPYVSAVDLDPTATINQKRWLHEKMLKEDWILAFDHDIEFKFARLKADEKGKITLEKVDG
- a CDS encoding acyl-CoA carboxylase subunit beta; translation: MEAKLAKLKKMQNAAKLGGGQKRIDNQHKKKKLTARERVELLLDDNSFEEFDMFVTHRTKEFGLEKEKYFSDGVITGYGTIDGRLVFIFSQDFTVFGGTLSEAFAEKICKIMDMALKVGAPVIGLNDSGGARIQEGVVSLGGYADIFLRNTLVSGVIPQISVVLGPCAGGAVYSPAITDFTIMVKGTSFMFVTGPNVVKTVTHENVTFDELGGADTHSSKSGVSHFACENEVEALQITRKLYSFFPPNNMEDPPVIECSDPIDRIDAALNTIVPENPNKPYDIKDVIMKVIDNGDFLEVHADYAMNIVVGFARLGGKPIGIIANQPAHLAGVLDIDSSLKGARFVRFCDCFNIPLITFEDVPGFLPGTVQEHGGIIKHGAKLLYAYCEATVPKITLITRKAYGGAYDVMSSKHIRGDINYAWPSAEIAVMGPKGAAEIIFKKEIAASDDPEALLKQKEEEYRELFASPFKAAERGYIDDIIMPETTRPRLIKALRMLENKRDQNPPKKHGNIPL